ATTGGAGAAGGAGAAGGTTGTATGCATACCGAGAGGATCTTTGTCCTATGACAACAAGCTTCTCCTCTCCTTCCCCAATCTTACTTTCTCACCAACAAGATGTCATTTCTTCTTGGCTCTTCCTGTATATGACAATGGAGGGAGAGTTGTTAACTGAGCAGATGGGTCAGTCATTGAGTCTCTGAACCTCCTTCAATAAATAAGAATGAGATTTCTAGACAGCAATGACAATAAAGCTTATAAACTAACACAGAGCTGTAAAAATTGGTCTCTTAGATTCTAGCTTCTATCATTTCCACATGTCTGATCAGGAGAAAAAAATTGCTGCCATAAGTTATGTTCCTGGCTTAAGTATAGTTTGTTTATGGGGACGTACTGAACATTTTGTGCGCTTCCATGCTCGTCAAGCATTAGTGTTGCATGTGTTTTTTTTGCTCTGGCTTTTTTTGCCTTGGTGGTGGCTTACGATGATTTTAGAATTAGGCGTATTTGGCTTAATCGTCTTGGGATTTTATCATGCTTCTTTAGGTGCTGAATATGAATTGCCAGTAGTGAAGGAGCTTTTGGCCAGGAAAAAATAAAAAAGCGATTACTTTAGTTGGTAATCGCTTTTTTTGTTTGGGCAAAAAAGTACTCTTATTTACCTTTCGTCTCAATAAATTCGACGTGTTTGCGAGCTACTTTAGAAAATTTCTTCAAACTTAATTTGTCTTGAGTGTTTTTCTTATTTTTTGTGGTGACATAAATGCGTTCTTTGCCTTTGCTGCCATCAGTTCGTGCGAAAGCATATTCTAGAGTCACCCAGTTACGATTTGTCTTCTTTGCCATAAAAGCTTATTTAGAAAGCGTGGGTAATCTACAGTGCTCAAGAAAAAAAGTAAAGTTACACAATTTCTTTCTCCCGCAATGCTTGATACAGTGTTCGCTTTTGTACAAGTACAGTACCGATTCCGGCAAAAGTAAGTAATACTTTCACGATACCACCCAAAAAGGGAATAGTGCCAACTAAGCTAATTGCACTAATACTAATTAGGAGATACAAAGCGCCCAAATATCTGTTATGTTCTTCATCTATTCTTTTTCCTAAGAGTTTTTGAGTAAGATAAAAAGCGATAGGTAATTGCCCAAGATAAATGAGCATGAGAGTAATGGTCAAAAGTATTAATCCTAGTGGTAGTCCAATGATTGTGACGGCCAGGATAATTGTGGCCAGCATTGCTGTGATTATACTGATTAGGCCGATACCTAAACTTAACCAGAAATGTTGGCTCAAATAATCACTGTTTTTTTGTACTAAGCGAGCGAATAGATAGATAAACAATAAACCAATAAGCCAATAGGCAATGATTTGGATAATGAGATTGAGCCAATATTTAGTATTGAAGTA
This is a stretch of genomic DNA from Candidatus Abawacabacteria bacterium. It encodes these proteins:
- the rpmG gene encoding 50S ribosomal protein L33 — translated: MAKKTNRNWVTLEYAFARTDGSKGKERIYVTTKNKKNTQDKLSLKKFSKVARKHVEFIETKGK